Part of the Pseudomonas sp. ADAK13 genome is shown below.
GCTCCATCGCCTGCTGCAAGCCGCGCACCAGGCGCCGAGCGTCGGCTTGATGCAGCCCTGGCGGTTTATCCGCATCAGTGACCGCAACCTGCGCGGGCAGATCCAGCAACTGGTGGAAGAGGAGCGCGTACGCACCGCCGAAGCCCTCGGCGAGCGCTCCGACCAGTTCATGAAACTCAAGGTCGAAGGCATCAACGACTGCGCCGAAGTGCTGGTGGCTGCCCTGATGGACGACCGCGAGCGGCATATCTTCGGGCGCCGCACCTTGCCGGAAATGGACATGGCGTCGTTGTCCTGTGCGATCCAGAATCTATGGCTGGCGGCCCGCGTCGAAGGCTTGGGCATGGGCTGGGTCTCGCTGTTCGAACCCCGGGCCCTGGCCGACCTGCTGGGCCTGCCGCCCGGTGCCAAACCGCTGGCCGTGTTATGCCTGGGCCCGGTGACCGAGTTCTACCCGGCACCGATGTTGCAGCTCGAAGGCTGGACCGAACCACGGCCACTGAGCGACATGTTGTATGAGAATGTTTGGGGAGTGAGTCAA
Proteins encoded:
- the bluB gene encoding 5,6-dimethylbenzimidazole synthase, which codes for MTDNAFPEADREAVYRAIAERRDMRHFSGGSVAPQLLHRLLQAAHQAPSVGLMQPWRFIRISDRNLRGQIQQLVEEERVRTAEALGERSDQFMKLKVEGINDCAEVLVAALMDDRERHIFGRRTLPEMDMASLSCAIQNLWLAARVEGLGMGWVSLFEPRALADLLGLPPGAKPLAVLCLGPVTEFYPAPMLQLEGWTEPRPLSDMLYENVWGVSQ